A window of the Coturnix japonica isolate 7356 chromosome 12, Coturnix japonica 2.1, whole genome shotgun sequence genome harbors these coding sequences:
- the NDUFAF3 gene encoding NADH dehydrogenase [ubiquinone] 1 alpha subcomplex assembly factor 3 isoform X3: MAAAAAALRRLGRAGPRAVTGAPRRGHRLTPSDDEMYQRTRVTVLQPESPNSAFIEGYSCRGFSISGSVVVGPCAVLPRAILQWNVGSHRDISPQSLALFRLLEPRIEILVLGTGDRVEQLHPAVLRQMRLCGIAVEVQDTPNACATFNFLTSEKRLTAAGLIPPRGIYTGLPALPAATD; the protein is encoded by the exons atggcggcggcggcggcggcgctgcGACGGCTGGGCCGAGCGGGTCCGCGGGCCGTGACAGG GGCGCCGCGCCGCGGGCACCGCCTGACGCCGTCGGACGATGAGATGTACCAGAGGACGAGGGTGACGGTGCTGCAGCCCGAGAGCCCCAACAGCGCCTTCATCGAGGGCTACAGCTGCCGCGGGTTCAGCATCAGCGGGAGCGTCGTGGTCGGGCCGTGCGCCGTGCTGCCACGAGCCATCCTGCAATGGAAC GTCGGATCGCACCGCGACATCTCGCCGCAGAGCCTGGCGCTGTTCCGGCTGCTGGAGCCGCGGATCG AGATCCTGGTGCTGGGCACGGGGGACAGAGTGGAGCAGCTCCATCCCGCGGTGCTGAGGCAGATGCGGCTGTGCGGGATCGCCGTGGAGGTGCAGGACACG CCGAACGCGTGTGCCACCTTCAACTTCCTGACAAGCGAGAAGCGCCTGACGGCCGCCGGGCTCATCCCCCCGCGGGGCATCTACACGGGGCTCCCGGCGCTGCCCGCTGCCACGGACTGA